Proteins encoded by one window of Actinocorallia herbida:
- a CDS encoding alpha/beta fold hydrolase encodes MSTTEKPVIVLVHGAFAESASWNGVIRNLHGRGYRSVAVANPLRGLDGDATYVRDVINGLGGPVVLVGHSYGGMVITEAAAGLASVQSLVYVGAFAPETGESAFELSGKFPGSSLGAALVSYPVSTGGDEFRIDPAKFHFQFCADLGAEEAGLMGATQRPVTERALTDGLSTATPAWRTTPSWFVHGERDLNIPAEALRFMAERASSRGTREVAGASHAVGASRPDEVAAVILEAAGEKA; translated from the coding sequence ATGAGCACCACCGAGAAGCCCGTCATCGTCCTGGTCCACGGCGCCTTCGCCGAGTCGGCCAGCTGGAACGGCGTCATCCGGAACCTGCACGGTCGCGGCTACCGCTCGGTCGCGGTGGCGAACCCGCTGCGCGGCCTGGACGGCGACGCCACCTACGTCCGCGACGTGATCAACGGCCTCGGGGGCCCGGTCGTCCTCGTCGGGCACTCCTACGGCGGCATGGTCATCACCGAGGCCGCGGCGGGGCTCGCCTCCGTGCAGTCCCTGGTCTACGTGGGCGCGTTCGCCCCCGAGACCGGTGAGAGCGCGTTCGAGCTGTCCGGCAAGTTCCCGGGCAGCTCCCTGGGCGCGGCGCTGGTGTCCTACCCGGTCTCCACCGGCGGCGACGAGTTCCGCATCGACCCGGCCAAGTTCCACTTCCAGTTCTGCGCCGACCTCGGCGCCGAGGAGGCGGGCCTGATGGGCGCCACCCAGCGCCCGGTGACCGAGCGGGCCCTCACCGACGGCCTGAGCACCGCCACGCCGGCGTGGCGCACGACCCCGTCGTGGTTCGTGCACGGCGAGCGGGACCTCAACATCCCGGCCGAGGCGCTCCGGTTCATGGCCGAGCGCGCCTCCTCTCGCGGGACCCGCGAGGTCGCCGGCGCGTCCCACGCGGTCGGCGCCTCCCGGCCCGACGAGGTGGCCGCCGTCATCCTCGAGGCCGCGGGCGAGAAGGCCTGA
- a CDS encoding RNA polymerase sigma-70 factor, protein MADAGQAHTGGPEDPDKAAEVFTAARPRLFGIAYRMLGSATEAEDVLQEVWLRWQTYDRASVTTPVAFLTTATTRLAINVLQSARVRRETYVGPWLPEPVATGGDPFLGAERAEALGLAVLMLLERLSPTERAAFILREAFEYPYPQIADIVQVNDTAARKLVSRARRHLWSERRAPVSDAEHRELLTAFVAAARIGDLAALEKLLAADVVSYSDGGGGHRAARLPVVGSARVAYFTASIATRAWPGVTVDWGEINGERAALLRDDGRLIAVLAVSASAEGIDQVLWMVNPVKIAAASADLADRLTWGGSQRDRVPGHSGERRRTTCA, encoded by the coding sequence ATGGCGGACGCCGGGCAGGCGCACACCGGCGGGCCGGAGGATCCCGACAAGGCGGCGGAGGTCTTCACGGCCGCACGGCCCCGCCTGTTCGGCATCGCCTACCGGATGCTGGGCAGCGCGACCGAGGCCGAGGACGTGCTCCAGGAGGTGTGGCTGCGCTGGCAGACCTATGACCGGGCCTCGGTGACCACCCCCGTCGCGTTCCTGACGACGGCGACGACCCGGCTCGCGATCAACGTCCTGCAGTCCGCGCGGGTCCGGCGCGAGACCTATGTCGGGCCCTGGCTGCCCGAGCCCGTCGCCACCGGCGGCGACCCGTTCCTCGGCGCGGAGCGCGCCGAGGCGCTCGGCCTCGCGGTCCTGATGCTCCTGGAACGGCTCTCGCCCACCGAACGCGCGGCGTTCATCCTGCGGGAGGCGTTCGAGTATCCGTATCCGCAGATAGCCGACATCGTCCAGGTGAACGACACGGCGGCGCGGAAGCTCGTCAGCAGGGCGCGCCGGCACCTGTGGTCCGAGCGCCGGGCGCCGGTGAGCGACGCCGAGCACCGCGAACTGCTGACCGCCTTCGTCGCCGCCGCCCGGATCGGGGATCTCGCCGCCCTGGAGAAACTGCTCGCCGCGGACGTGGTCAGCTACTCCGACGGCGGAGGCGGCCACCGGGCGGCCCGGCTTCCGGTGGTCGGGTCGGCGCGCGTCGCCTACTTCACCGCCTCGATCGCGACCCGGGCGTGGCCCGGGGTCACCGTCGACTGGGGTGAGATCAACGGGGAGCGGGCGGCCCTCCTGCGCGACGACGGCCGGCTGATCGCCGTACTCGCCGTCAGCGCCTCCGCCGAGGGCATCGACCAGGTCCTGTGGATGGTGAATCCCGTCAAGATCGCCGCGGCGTCCGCGGACTTAGCCGACCGCCTCACCTGGGGTGGGTCACAGCGCGACCGGGTGCCCGGTCATAGTGGCGAGCGAAGGAGGACGACGTGCGCATGA
- a CDS encoding helix-turn-helix transcriptional regulator: MNRAVACVFPPQADDLSSRPLRGRAAELALIDARLAALAAGSGGVVVVEGAPGAGKTRLLAEISRRAGAAGIDRRCATGVPDSRMTPFGALFEALLSGPDPVLDEAVLRGLTSEDQRFWVLQEIQERLEKRAAERPLVVLIDDAHRCDAASLLALRTLPQRLAGQAILWVLALRPGSLARAEGCAPTASLGLLAERLRETGAVRLELGALPDDAVAALARDVLGADADANLLCSARRAQGNPLLLVELLRGLRDERGPSARPLREGLPLRFGSSIRHRLDELAPSTRDAVRIAAALGRTVTVGELAALLDVSALELTAATREAVAADLLVDGHDGLVFRHDLIRQAVAATLPAALRRSLRRRAVDVRLDQGQPPARVAAELAATALPGDHRAVELLRGAAADLAPHDPAAAAAVSRRALELSGPAGPQTADVVGETVMLLWRDGQADEARALADRALSGRLEPEAEARVRLGVARLSGRHSFADAVRECRTALDLPGLSTRMRAALLSVQALNLSLCAEIGETDRAARLAEAEALACGDRVAEATALAASSVVALYRGDLAEAFRLQHRAVGLAASADVPDARWIPESCWHTLLLGAAGRTGEGLREAEAGIARAQKTGQAPALCLWTMTRARLLLDAGRLADAKAEAEAGLAMSGDLGSGVFTEVTARYVLGRVALAVGDKEGIRRCAADGTRFLADPLPAAHRTGAWMAALAADAEDDSVRALDLLSGSVVGGLEPCFATPPDLADLVVFTRIAMRAGAPERAAQAVAELDRLAARNPDVRLVRGLARHARALLQVDGDLAEEAVALLADAERRPLHASAAEDAGRLLALGGDTDRAVALLDAALDRHTTSGAAREAARVRRRLRGLGVRRPSPAERGGEGPLGLTPAELDVVRLVAEGATNREAAAHLYLSPHTVSSHLRHAFQKLAVVSRVELTRLVLDRPDFLA, translated from the coding sequence ATGAACCGGGCCGTCGCGTGCGTCTTCCCGCCTCAGGCCGATGACCTGTCCTCCCGTCCGCTGCGCGGCCGCGCCGCCGAACTCGCCTTGATCGACGCCCGGCTCGCCGCGCTCGCGGCGGGCTCGGGCGGCGTGGTGGTCGTCGAAGGCGCGCCCGGGGCGGGCAAGACCCGGCTGCTGGCCGAGATCAGCCGACGGGCCGGGGCCGCCGGCATCGACCGCAGGTGCGCCACGGGGGTGCCCGACAGCCGGATGACGCCGTTCGGGGCGCTCTTCGAGGCATTGCTCTCGGGCCCCGACCCGGTGCTGGACGAGGCGGTCCTGCGCGGGCTCACCTCCGAGGACCAGCGCTTCTGGGTGCTCCAGGAGATCCAGGAGCGGCTGGAGAAGCGCGCCGCCGAGCGGCCGCTGGTCGTCCTCATCGACGACGCGCACCGGTGCGACGCCGCGTCGCTGCTCGCGTTGCGCACGCTGCCCCAGCGGCTGGCCGGGCAGGCGATCCTCTGGGTGCTGGCGCTGCGGCCGGGATCCCTGGCGCGCGCCGAGGGCTGTGCCCCGACGGCCTCCCTCGGCCTGCTCGCCGAGCGGCTGCGCGAGACCGGCGCGGTCCGGCTGGAACTCGGCGCGCTGCCCGATGACGCGGTCGCCGCGCTCGCCCGGGACGTCCTGGGCGCCGACGCCGACGCCAACCTGCTCTGCTCGGCCCGCCGTGCCCAGGGGAACCCGCTGCTGCTGGTCGAGCTGCTGCGCGGCCTGCGCGACGAACGCGGCCCGTCGGCGCGGCCCCTCCGCGAGGGACTGCCCCTGCGGTTCGGCTCCTCGATCCGCCACCGCCTCGACGAACTCGCGCCGTCGACCCGTGACGCCGTCCGGATCGCCGCGGCGCTCGGCCGGACCGTCACCGTCGGCGAGCTCGCCGCGCTGCTCGACGTGTCCGCGCTCGAACTCACCGCCGCCACCCGGGAGGCGGTCGCGGCCGACCTTCTCGTGGACGGGCACGACGGGCTCGTCTTCCGGCACGACCTCATCCGGCAGGCCGTCGCCGCCACCCTTCCCGCCGCGCTGCGCCGGAGCCTGCGGCGGCGCGCCGTGGACGTCCGGCTCGACCAGGGGCAGCCCCCGGCCCGGGTGGCCGCCGAACTCGCCGCGACCGCGCTGCCCGGCGATCACCGGGCCGTCGAGCTGCTGCGCGGCGCCGCCGCCGACCTCGCGCCGCACGACCCGGCGGCGGCCGCCGCCGTCAGCAGGCGCGCCCTCGAGCTGTCCGGTCCGGCCGGCCCGCAGACGGCCGATGTCGTCGGCGAGACGGTCATGCTGCTGTGGCGGGACGGGCAGGCCGACGAAGCGCGCGCGCTTGCAGATCGGGCCTTGAGCGGCCGGTTGGAGCCGGAAGCCGAGGCACGGGTACGACTCGGCGTAGCGCGTTTGTCCGGCAGGCACTCCTTCGCCGACGCGGTGCGCGAGTGCCGGACCGCGCTGGACCTGCCCGGCCTGTCGACCCGGATGCGCGCGGCGCTCCTGTCCGTGCAGGCGCTGAACCTCTCGCTCTGCGCGGAGATCGGCGAGACCGACCGGGCCGCGCGGCTCGCCGAGGCCGAGGCGCTGGCCTGCGGAGACCGGGTCGCCGAGGCGACCGCGCTCGCCGCGTCCTCGGTGGTCGCGCTGTACCGGGGCGACCTCGCCGAGGCCTTCCGCCTCCAGCACCGCGCGGTCGGCCTCGCCGCCTCCGCCGACGTGCCGGACGCCCGGTGGATCCCCGAATCCTGCTGGCACACCCTGCTGCTCGGCGCGGCGGGACGGACGGGCGAGGGCCTGCGCGAAGCCGAGGCCGGCATCGCGCGGGCGCAGAAGACCGGACAGGCCCCCGCGCTGTGCCTGTGGACGATGACCCGGGCCAGGCTCCTCTTGGACGCCGGACGGCTCGCCGACGCCAAGGCCGAAGCCGAGGCGGGCCTCGCCATGTCCGGTGACCTCGGTTCCGGCGTCTTCACCGAGGTGACCGCGCGCTATGTGCTCGGCCGGGTCGCGCTGGCGGTCGGCGACAAGGAGGGCATCCGGCGGTGCGCCGCCGATGGGACGCGCTTCCTGGCCGACCCCCTCCCCGCGGCGCACCGCACCGGCGCGTGGATGGCGGCGCTCGCGGCCGACGCCGAAGACGACTCCGTCCGGGCCCTCGACCTCCTGTCCGGGTCCGTCGTCGGCGGGCTCGAACCGTGCTTCGCGACCCCGCCCGACCTCGCGGACCTCGTCGTCTTCACCCGGATCGCCATGCGGGCCGGGGCGCCGGAGCGGGCCGCCCAGGCCGTCGCGGAACTCGACCGGCTCGCCGCGCGCAACCCTGACGTGCGGCTCGTGCGGGGGCTGGCCCGGCACGCCCGCGCGCTGCTCCAGGTGGACGGCGACCTTGCGGAGGAGGCCGTCGCGCTGCTGGCGGACGCCGAACGAAGGCCACTGCACGCCTCCGCGGCGGAGGACGCCGGACGGCTGCTCGCCCTCGGCGGGGACACCGACCGGGCCGTCGCCCTCCTGGACGCCGCGCTCGACCGGCACACCACGAGCGGCGCGGCCAGGGAGGCCGCCCGCGTACGGCGGCGGCTGCGCGGCCTCGGCGTGCGCCGCCCCTCGCCGGCGGAACGGGGTGGGGAGGGCCCGCTCGGGCTGACCCCCGCCGAACTCGACGTCGTCCGGCTCGTGGCCGAGGGCGCGACGAACCGGGAGGCGGCGGCGCACCTGTACCTCTCCCCGCACACCGTCAGCTCCCACCTGCGGCACGCCTTCCAGAAACTGGCGGTCGTCTCACGGGTGGAACTGACGCGGCTGGTGCTGGACCGACCGGACTTTTTGGCGTGA
- a CDS encoding low temperature requirement protein A, giving the protein MPPAGAEYRIRVRMTARAVDEPHRTASQLELLFDLTFVVAVAAVTAQFAHHVAEGHALNGVLPFLQVFFAVWWAWMNFTWFASSYDTDDAPYRLLTMVQMGGVLVLAAGVPAASDHGDFLLITIGYLIMRVALVAQWLRAAAEHPASRRTALRYAAGITVLEGGWILRLVLAEAGALPSAAQVPSFVLLAALELGVPRWAEREQPTTWHPHHIAERYGLFTIILFGESVLASSNGVRAALEAADVSGTLVVIAASSLVLLFALWWLYFLLPSGEGLSARRHASYLWGYGHYGVFAALAALGAGLEVAVEQTGHGVAASPLAICYAVAVPAAIFVGLLWLIHTPILADHVLRPIVVGCGVAALLLLPLAAPYTGAASVIAALAAVSVLMVLITFPSVSRFCRLS; this is encoded by the coding sequence ATGCCCCCCGCAGGCGCCGAGTACCGGATCCGGGTGCGGATGACCGCGCGCGCCGTCGACGAGCCGCACCGCACCGCGAGCCAGCTCGAACTGCTCTTCGACCTGACCTTCGTGGTCGCGGTCGCCGCGGTCACCGCGCAGTTCGCGCACCACGTCGCCGAGGGGCACGCGCTGAACGGGGTGCTCCCGTTCCTCCAGGTGTTCTTCGCGGTGTGGTGGGCGTGGATGAACTTCACCTGGTTCGCCTCGTCCTACGACACCGACGACGCCCCCTACCGGCTGCTGACGATGGTCCAGATGGGCGGGGTGCTGGTCCTGGCCGCGGGGGTGCCGGCGGCGTCCGACCACGGCGACTTCCTGCTGATCACCATCGGCTACCTGATCATGCGCGTCGCGCTCGTCGCGCAGTGGCTGCGGGCCGCGGCCGAGCATCCGGCGAGCCGCCGGACCGCGCTGCGGTACGCCGCCGGGATCACGGTGCTGGAGGGCGGCTGGATCCTCCGCCTCGTGCTGGCCGAGGCGGGCGCACTGCCGTCCGCGGCGCAGGTCCCCTCGTTCGTGCTGCTGGCCGCGCTGGAACTCGGCGTGCCTCGGTGGGCCGAGCGCGAGCAGCCGACGACGTGGCACCCCCACCACATCGCCGAGCGCTACGGGCTGTTCACGATCATCCTCTTCGGCGAGAGCGTGCTCGCCTCGTCCAACGGAGTTCGCGCCGCCCTGGAGGCCGCCGATGTCAGCGGCACCCTCGTGGTCATCGCGGCGTCCAGCCTGGTCCTGCTGTTCGCGCTGTGGTGGCTCTACTTCCTCCTGCCCTCCGGGGAGGGGCTGAGCGCCCGGCGGCACGCCTCCTACCTGTGGGGGTACGGGCACTACGGCGTGTTCGCGGCCCTCGCGGCCCTCGGGGCCGGACTCGAGGTGGCGGTCGAGCAGACCGGACACGGCGTCGCGGCCTCACCCCTGGCGATCTGCTACGCCGTCGCGGTGCCCGCCGCGATCTTCGTCGGGCTGCTGTGGCTGATCCACACGCCGATCCTGGCCGACCACGTGCTCCGTCCGATCGTGGTCGGCTGCGGGGTCGCCGCCCTCCTCCTGCTTCCCCTGGCGGCCCCGTACACCGGGGCGGCCTCCGTCATCGCGGCGCTCGCCGCGGTGTCCGTGCTGATGGTCCTCATCACCTTCCCCTCGGTGTCCCGTTTCTGCCGGTTGTCCTGA
- a CDS encoding alpha/beta hydrolase gives MSKHILEPAAQAIADATSKPPFLYELGAEGARKVLDDLQKTPVTLPEVDDKWLTVPSEVGEVKVRIVKPAGTADEILPVVLYVHGGGWVIGNAGTHDRLVRELAVGAHAAVAFVEYDRSPESRYPVAIEQAYAAARFLTANGAKGNLDVSRMAIAGDSVGGNMTAALTLMAKQRGDVKFVHQSLYYPVTDAGQDTDSYREFADGPYLTAKAMAWFWDAYTTDPAQRAEITASPLRATLDELAGLPPAFIIVDENDVLRDEGEAYARKLTEAGVPTISVRYNGTLHDFMMLNPLADSRAVRGAVAQSIVVLKYALHSGKAN, from the coding sequence ATGAGCAAGCACATCCTGGAGCCGGCGGCGCAGGCGATCGCCGACGCCACCTCCAAGCCCCCGTTCCTCTACGAGCTGGGCGCCGAGGGCGCGCGCAAGGTCCTGGACGACCTCCAGAAGACCCCCGTCACGCTGCCGGAGGTCGACGACAAATGGCTCACCGTGCCGTCGGAGGTCGGCGAGGTGAAGGTCAGGATCGTCAAGCCCGCCGGGACCGCCGACGAGATCCTGCCGGTCGTGCTGTACGTGCACGGCGGCGGCTGGGTGATCGGCAACGCCGGCACCCACGACCGGCTCGTCCGCGAACTCGCCGTCGGCGCGCACGCCGCCGTCGCGTTCGTGGAGTACGACCGCTCGCCCGAGTCCCGCTACCCGGTCGCGATCGAGCAGGCCTACGCGGCCGCCCGGTTCCTGACCGCCAACGGCGCGAAGGGCAACCTCGACGTCTCCCGCATGGCGATCGCGGGCGACTCCGTCGGCGGCAACATGACCGCGGCCCTCACCCTGATGGCCAAGCAGCGCGGCGACGTCAAGTTCGTGCACCAGTCGCTGTACTACCCCGTGACCGACGCGGGCCAGGACACCGACAGCTACCGCGAGTTCGCCGACGGCCCCTACCTGACCGCCAAGGCCATGGCCTGGTTCTGGGACGCCTACACCACCGACCCCGCGCAGCGCGCCGAGATCACCGCGTCGCCGCTGCGCGCCACCCTCGACGAGCTGGCCGGCCTGCCGCCCGCGTTCATCATCGTGGACGAGAACGACGTGCTCCGCGACGAGGGCGAGGCCTACGCCCGCAAGCTCACCGAGGCGGGCGTGCCGACCATCAGCGTCCGCTACAACGGCACCCTGCACGACTTCATGATGCTCAACCCCCTGGCCGACTCCCGCGCCGTGCGCGGCGCCGTCGCCCAGTCGATCGTGGTCCTCAAGTACGCCCTGCACTCCGGAAAGGCCAACTGA
- a CDS encoding SDR family oxidoreductase, producing the protein MKIVVIGGTGLIGSKLVTKLGEHGHEAIAASPNTGVNTLTGEGLAEVMKGTDVVIDVSNSPSFEDAAVLEFFTTSTRNLLAAEKEAGVGHHVALSVVGTGRRPDIGYFAAKVAQENLIKESGIPFSIVHATQFFEFGQRIADGATKGNEVYIAPVAFQPIAGDEVAQNVGRTAVGTPLNGSIEIAGPTRYQMDEFFRKALAAWGDPREVVTDPHAHYFGAEIDELTLVPGEGATLGQITYKDWLKTA; encoded by the coding sequence ATGAAGATCGTGGTCATCGGCGGCACCGGCTTGATCGGCTCGAAGCTCGTCACCAAGCTCGGTGAGCACGGGCACGAGGCGATCGCGGCCTCGCCGAACACCGGCGTGAACACGCTCACCGGCGAAGGGCTCGCGGAGGTCATGAAGGGCACGGACGTCGTGATCGACGTGTCCAACTCGCCGTCGTTCGAGGACGCCGCGGTGCTGGAGTTCTTCACCACCTCCACCCGCAACCTGCTGGCCGCGGAGAAGGAGGCCGGGGTCGGCCACCACGTCGCGCTGTCGGTCGTCGGCACCGGCCGGCGCCCCGACATCGGCTACTTCGCGGCGAAGGTCGCTCAGGAGAACCTCATCAAGGAGTCGGGCATCCCGTTCTCCATCGTGCACGCGACCCAGTTCTTCGAATTCGGCCAGCGCATCGCCGATGGCGCCACCAAGGGCAACGAGGTGTACATCGCACCCGTCGCCTTCCAGCCGATCGCGGGCGACGAAGTGGCACAGAACGTCGGCCGGACCGCGGTGGGCACCCCGCTGAACGGGTCGATCGAGATCGCGGGCCCGACGCGCTACCAGATGGACGAGTTCTTCCGGAAGGCGCTCGCGGCATGGGGCGACCCGCGCGAGGTCGTCACCGACCCGCACGCGCACTACTTCGGCGCGGAGATCGACGAGCTGACGCTGGTCCCGGGCGAGGGCGCGACCCTCGGCCAGATCACCTACAAGGACTGGCTGAAGACCGCCTGA
- a CDS encoding ferritin-like domain-containing protein, which produces MNAPVQHLTVPVPAPDPVAPARITTLDDLREHLQWAIELEHATLPPYLCALYSLDPERNPEAAQLVAGVFVEEMLHMALAANLLNAVGGRPELDTPRMLPRHPRRLPHGDPSLELSLLPFGPEALDLFLRLEQPAPFDAPAQADGYATIGQFYAAIEEGLRDLCAQLGEEAVFSGDPVRQVQNRHFRHTAGRIIAVTDLESALTALAEIVEQGEGLLRNEVWDGDRDVHHPERDEVAHYYRFHELKVGRRYRRGDTPASGPTGEAIGFDPDGVHRMRRDPRLDDHEPGDPIRDAQEEFNHTYSALLHLLEQAFNGSPRLLSVATGTMYGLQEQAEALMLMPDGDGMTSGPTFDYVPPEERGWSQTDRRRIAVLPDGPYLVYGKVPLRRKTKIVGPENKDALTWKTGERLETEETYALCRCGRSASKPFCDGTHAVVGFDGAENAITTPYRELQHVHDGTGISLQRVGELCVHAAFCIGHTRPIAKMLDDTADPDVRSNIMGRVDHCPSGSYTYALERGGQTVEVDLPEAISVLEEEDGLASALWVTGGVQVHRSDGKPLETRNRMTLCRCGHSANKPLCDGTHRSIGFREEPVGDFGRATDAPATTEGKPE; this is translated from the coding sequence GTGAACGCCCCCGTACAGCACCTCACCGTGCCCGTGCCCGCGCCCGACCCGGTCGCGCCCGCCCGCATCACCACGCTCGACGACCTGCGCGAGCACCTCCAGTGGGCGATCGAACTGGAGCACGCGACCCTCCCGCCGTACCTGTGCGCGCTCTACTCGCTGGACCCCGAGCGAAACCCCGAGGCCGCCCAGCTCGTCGCGGGCGTCTTCGTGGAGGAGATGCTCCACATGGCGCTCGCCGCGAACCTGCTCAACGCGGTGGGCGGCCGGCCGGAGCTCGACACGCCCCGGATGCTGCCCCGGCACCCCCGGCGGCTGCCGCACGGCGACCCGTCCCTCGAGCTGTCGCTGCTCCCGTTCGGCCCCGAGGCGCTCGACCTGTTCCTCAGGCTCGAGCAGCCCGCGCCCTTCGACGCCCCGGCGCAGGCCGACGGCTACGCGACGATCGGCCAGTTCTACGCCGCGATCGAGGAGGGCTTGCGGGACCTGTGCGCCCAGCTCGGCGAGGAAGCGGTGTTCTCCGGCGACCCGGTACGCCAGGTGCAGAACCGCCACTTCCGGCACACCGCGGGACGGATCATCGCGGTCACCGACCTGGAGTCGGCGCTGACCGCGCTCGCCGAGATCGTCGAACAGGGCGAGGGCCTGCTCCGCAACGAGGTCTGGGACGGCGACCGCGATGTGCACCACCCCGAACGGGACGAGGTCGCGCACTACTACCGCTTCCACGAGCTCAAGGTCGGGCGGCGCTACCGGCGCGGCGACACCCCGGCGTCGGGCCCGACCGGCGAGGCGATCGGCTTCGACCCCGACGGCGTGCACCGGATGCGGCGCGACCCGCGGCTGGACGACCACGAGCCGGGCGACCCGATCCGGGACGCGCAGGAGGAGTTCAACCACACCTACTCCGCGCTGCTGCACCTGCTGGAGCAGGCGTTCAACGGGAGCCCGCGGCTGCTCTCGGTCGCGACCGGCACCATGTACGGGCTCCAGGAGCAGGCCGAGGCCCTGATGCTGATGCCCGACGGCGACGGCATGACCTCGGGCCCGACGTTCGACTACGTCCCGCCGGAGGAACGCGGCTGGAGCCAGACCGACCGGCGGCGCATCGCGGTGCTGCCCGACGGCCCCTACCTCGTCTACGGCAAGGTCCCGCTCCGCCGCAAGACCAAGATCGTCGGCCCGGAGAACAAGGACGCGCTGACCTGGAAGACCGGCGAGCGGCTGGAGACCGAGGAGACCTACGCGCTCTGCCGCTGCGGCCGCTCCGCCTCCAAGCCCTTCTGCGACGGGACCCACGCGGTCGTCGGCTTCGACGGCGCCGAGAACGCCATCACCACGCCGTACCGGGAGCTCCAGCACGTCCACGACGGCACCGGCATCTCGCTCCAGCGCGTCGGCGAACTGTGCGTCCACGCGGCGTTCTGCATCGGGCACACCAGGCCGATCGCCAAGATGCTCGACGACACCGCGGACCCCGACGTGCGCTCCAACATCATGGGCCGCGTCGACCACTGCCCGTCCGGGTCCTACACCTACGCCCTGGAACGCGGAGGGCAGACCGTCGAGGTCGACCTCCCCGAGGCGATCTCGGTCCTCGAAGAAGAGGACGGCCTGGCCAGCGCGCTCTGGGTCACCGGCGGCGTGCAGGTGCACCGCTCGGACGGCAAGCCCCTGGAGACCCGCAACCGGATGACCCTGTGCCGGTGCGGCCACTCCGCCAACAAGCCTCTCTGTGACGGAACACACCGGTCGATCGGCTTCCGTGAGGAGCCGGTCGGCGATTTCGGCCGGGCCACCGATGCCCCGGCCACTACGGAAGGAAAGCCGGAATGA
- a CDS encoding class I SAM-dependent methyltransferase, protein MTAVAMEAEFDDIAGWTADAVAQLGERYAIPAACRGSASPAALAWLAEACELSTGTVLLDVGAGAGGPAAWAAKRFGVRPILVEPMPAACRAAARMFGLPVIMADGRDMPLRSASIDVAWCLGVLDTVRDQAGLLAEIHRVLRPGASLGLLVVVARDPGISPVPEGNHFPTQTALAALLDAAGFDLVEQVERPSDAPLSWSRRAAQVAEVVATRHRADRAYALAAHQSASFTRLFASGQASIQLIHAVRRPDRRTQGPTPHGGEMSTQNGDDDVEFDLEIEIEVELREAVASHAEEVMAQPPEQWLFDPVEEQAYEVELRSLLGAVVELKHGAPEPADQPAHPDPSTDETRLP, encoded by the coding sequence ATGACCGCAGTGGCGATGGAAGCCGAGTTCGACGACATCGCGGGCTGGACCGCGGACGCCGTCGCGCAGCTGGGGGAGCGCTACGCGATCCCGGCGGCCTGCCGCGGCAGCGCGAGCCCCGCCGCGCTGGCCTGGCTGGCCGAGGCGTGCGAGCTGTCGACCGGGACGGTCCTGCTCGACGTCGGCGCGGGCGCCGGGGGCCCCGCGGCCTGGGCGGCCAAGCGGTTCGGCGTCCGGCCGATCCTGGTGGAGCCGATGCCGGCCGCGTGCCGCGCCGCCGCCCGGATGTTCGGACTGCCCGTCATCATGGCGGACGGCCGGGACATGCCCCTGCGGTCGGCGTCGATCGACGTCGCCTGGTGCCTGGGCGTGCTCGACACCGTCCGGGATCAGGCGGGGCTGCTCGCGGAGATCCACCGGGTCCTGCGGCCCGGCGCGTCGCTGGGGCTGCTGGTGGTCGTCGCCCGGGATCCGGGGATCTCACCGGTGCCTGAGGGCAACCACTTCCCTACCCAAACCGCACTTGCCGCGCTCCTCGACGCCGCGGGCTTCGACCTGGTCGAACAGGTCGAGCGGCCGAGTGACGCGCCCCTGTCCTGGTCGCGGCGCGCCGCGCAGGTCGCCGAGGTCGTCGCGACCCGGCACCGCGCGGACCGCGCCTACGCGCTCGCGGCGCACCAGAGCGCGAGCTTCACCCGCCTGTTCGCGTCCGGACAGGCCTCGATTCAGCTGATCCATGCGGTCAGGCGACCGGATCGCCGGACGCAGGGCCCGACCCCCCATGGAGGAGAGATGAGCACGCAGAACGGCGACGACGACGTCGAGTTCGACCTCGAGATCGAGATCGAGGTGGAACTGAGGGAGGCCGTGGCGAGCCACGCGGAAGAGGTCATGGCGCAGCCGCCGGAACAGTGGCTGTTCGACCCGGTCGAGGAGCAGGCCTACGAGGTCGAACTGCGCAGCCTTCTCGGCGCGGTCGTGGAGCTGAAACACGGCGCGCCGGAACCGGCGGACCAGCCGGCGCACCCCGACCCTTCGACCGATGAGACGAGACTCCCGTGA